In Dromaius novaehollandiae isolate bDroNov1 chromosome 16, bDroNov1.hap1, whole genome shotgun sequence, one genomic interval encodes:
- the LOC112979114 gene encoding neuritin-like → MGQRRRWGSAVLLLALGHLAGLLASAAACGNVYRGFSDCVLKLGENMAMYEGADGVEPQGLRRVCGYWDEFHACALTALWQCHKEAAAVWEMLKRESRKMKFPGSLFELCSPGTAQSFAWTHVPNVPILGIPLVVTWLSL, encoded by the exons AtggggcagcggcggcggtgGGGCTCGGCCGTGCTGCTCCTTGCCCTGG GGCACCTGGCCGGGCTGCTGGCCTCGGCCGCGGCGTGCGGGAACGTTTACCGAGGCTTCTCCGACTGCGTCTTAAAGCTGGGGGAAAACATGGCCATGTACGAGGGGGCGGATGGCGTCGAGCCGCAGGGATTGCGCCGAGTCTGCGG GTACTGGGACGAGTTTCACGCGTGCGCCCTGACAGcgctctggcagtgccacaaggaAGCAGCGGCCGTCTGGGAGATGCTGAAAAGGGAATCTCGAAAGATGAAGTTTCCAGGCAGCTTGTTTGagctctgcagccctggcacAGCCCAGAGCTTCGCCTGGACACACGTCCCAAATGTCCCCATCCTCGGGATCCCTCTTGTGGTCACTTGGCTCAGCTTATAA
- the SYS1 gene encoding protein SYS1 homolog — protein sequence MAAQFRSYVWDPALIVAQMALLQAGYYSSLGLWLALLGALGRTAPSLHQVFSDEILGFSTPPGRLSMMAFILNALTCALGLLYFIRRGKQCLDFTVTVHFFHLLGCWIYNSHFPATLTWWLVHIVCTALMAVIGEYLCMRIELKEIPLNSAPKSNV from the exons ATGGCGGCGCAGTTCCGCAGCTACGTGTGGGACCCGGCGCTGATCGTGGCGCAGATGGCGCTGCTGCAGGCCGGCTACTACAGCTCCCTGGGGCTCTGGCTCGCCCTCCTCGGCGCCCTCGGCCGCACCGCGCCCTCCCTCCACCAGGTCTTCAGCGACGAG ATTTTAGGCTTCTCGACCCCACCTGGGAGGCTCTCCATGATGGCTTTCATCCTCAACGCACTCACCTG TGCTCTGGGTTTGCTGTACTTCATCCGACGGGGAAAGCAGTGCCTGGATTTCACGGTCACGGTTCACTTCTTCCATCTTCTGGGCTGCTGGATTTACAACTCACACTTTCCCGCAACTCTAACGTGGTGGCTAGTGCACATCGTGTGCACGGCACTCATGGCTGTGATCGGAGAGTACCTCTGCATGAGGATAGAACTGAAAGAAATCCCACTGAATTCTGCTCCCAAATCCAACGTATAA
- the DBNDD2 gene encoding dysbindin domain-containing protein 2, producing MSAPGAQSRSRRLPANMEQGQHSLDAEQMQQQLKLRDRQKFFEEVFQHDVDFFFPMSHLQIEHRRPPLGSISSMEVNVDMLEQMDMMDLSDQDTVDVFLGCGTEDSSIAGPLPDASQRPEEITLRVPNAAEAKSRVSSTSSVSTDPNSLDPSEEGAETPVAQSDEEDLQEDSPKEQAATS from the exons ATGTCGGCGCCCGGCGCGCAGAGCCGCAGCCGGCGGCTGCCCG ccaacatggagcaggggcagcacagcctggaTGCGGAGCAGATGCAGCAGCAGCTCAAACTGCGGGACCGGCAGAAGTTCTTTGAGGAGGTTTTCCAGCACGACGTGGATTTCTTCTTTCCAATGTCTCACCTGCAGATAGAGCATCGGAGAC CTCCCTTAGGCAGCATTTCCTCCATGGAGGTGAATGTGGACATGCTGGAGCAGATGGACATGATGGACCTGTCAGACCAGGACACTGTGGACGTGTTTCTTGGCTGTGGGACAGAGGACAGCAGCATTGCTGGGCCCCTGCCAG ATGCCAGCCAGCGCCCGGAGGAAATCACCCTGCGAGTGCCCAACGCAGCCGAGGCCAAGTCGCGCGTTTCCTCCACGTCCTCTGTCTCCACGGACCCGAACAGCCTGGACCCCAGCGAGGAGGGGGCCGAGACCCCGGTGGCGCAGTCGGACGAGGAGGACCTGCAGGAGGACAGTCCTAAAGAGCAGGCGGCGACAAGCTAG
- the PIGT gene encoding GPI transamidase component PIG-T isoform X2, which produces MAARSRSAIGALGAPGASSISARRDLARAQALQEPWPFPQKAAALCWGPAWFAKGVKMCKSVTPKRALRRSRTCCCSTGRGRTQCRKIKPHSLQEQSSSLMGFAMTRLLRVDKAWEELSNILSGIFCASLNFIDSTNTVTPTASFKPLGLANGTDHHLLRYAVLPREIVCTENLTPWKKLLPCGSKAGLAVLLKAERLFHSSYHSQAVHIRPICRDASCLAVSWELRQTLTVVFETFPSGQGKKDWSLFKMFSRTLTEACPLASQSKIYVDISAKDKEKELLEVTPSPTSVHEAIVQGEKRTYAVYDLLSPSLFNTSRSLNVQLKWKRPQDSLELSTPVLHAQRYVSGYGLQTGKISTLIYNTHPYRAFPVILLETVPWYLRLYVHTLTIITKGKENKPSYIHYQPAQDRRRPHLLEMLIQLPANSVTKITIQFERALLKWTEYTPDPNHGFYVSPSVLSALVPSVIAMKEVDMEQSPLFTSLFPSSDGSSYFVRLYTEPLLVNLPTPDFSMPYNVICLTCTVVAVCYGSFYNLLTRTFHVEEPTRGGLAKRLANIIRKFRGVPPL; this is translated from the exons ATGGCGGCCAGGAGCCGCTCCGCCATCGGAGCACTTGGCGCTCCGGGAgcgagcagcatcagtgcccgcCGGGATCTGGCCCGTGCCCAAGCTCTCCAGGAGCCATGGCCTTTCCCACAAAAGGCAGCTGCGCTCTGTTGGGGCCCAGCTTGGTTTGCAAAGGGCGTGAAAATGTGCAAGTCTGTAACGCCAAAAAGAGCTCTAAGGAGAAGCAGAACGTGCTGCTGCTCAACGGGACGGGGCAGGACACAGTGCCGCAAGATAAAGCCTCATTCACTACAGGAACAAAGCAGTTCCCTTATGGGCTTTGCGATGACACGCCTCTTGCG TGTTGACAAAGCCTGGGAAGAACTGAGTAACATCCTCTCAGGGATATTCTGTGCTTCTCTGAACTTCATTGACTCCACCAACACCGTCACTCCAACAGCGTCTTTCAAACCCCTGGGCTTGGCCAACG GGACTGATCACCACCTCCTGCGATATGCCGTCCTGCCGCGGGAGATCGTCTGTACAGAAAACCTTACACCTTGGAAGAAGCTGCTACCATGTGGCTCAAAG gctGGTCTTGCTGTGCTGCTCAAGGCTGAGCGTTTGTTCCACAGCAGCTACCACTCGCAGGCAGTGCATATCCGCCCCATCTGCAGG GATGCTTCCTGTCTGGCCGTCTCCTGGGAGCTCAGGCAGACTCTCACTGTGGTCTTTGAGACCTTTCCCAGTGGCCAAGGAAAGAAAG ACTGGTCCCTTTTTAAGATGTTCTCTCGCACACTCACTGAGGCATGTCCTCTGGCATCGCAGAGCAAGATCTACGTTGACATCTCTGCTAAGGACAAG GAAAAGGAGTTGCTGGAAGTGACCCCTTCTCCAACATCTGTACATGAAGCGATTGTCCAGGGAGAAAAGAGAACCTATGCAGTCTATGACCTGCTGAGTCCCTCACTCTTCAATACATCTCGCAGCCTCAATGTGCAGCTGAAGTGGAAACGGCCCCAAGACAGCT TGGAACTGTCAACACCCGTACTCCATGCTCAGCGCTATGTGAGTGGATACGGGCTGCAGACCGGCAAGATCAGCACTCTCATCTACAACACTCACCCGTACCGGGCTTTCCCCGTGATCCTGCTGGAAACCGTGCCGTGGTATCTGCGGCTCTACGTGCACACTCTGACCATCATCACTAAGGGGAAGGAGAACAAGCCAA GTTATATCCACTACCAGCCAGCTCAGGACCGGAGACGGCCTCACCTACTGGAAATGCTGATCCAGCTTCCGGCCAACTCTGTCACCAAGATCACGATCCAGTTTGAGCGGGCCTTACTGAAGTGGACAGAGTACACGCCTGACCCTAATCACGGCTTTTACGTGAG CCCATCTGTACTGAGTGCCCTGGTGCCCAGTGTCATTGCAATGAAGGAGGTGGATATGGAGCAGAGTCCTCTCTTCACCTCGCT GTTTCCTTCCTCCGATGGCTCCAGCTATTTTGTGCGCCTCTACACGGAGCCGCTGCTGGTGAACTTGCCAACGCCAGACTTCAGCATGCCCTATAACGTCATCTGCCTGACCTGCACCGTGGTGGCAGTGTGCTATGGCTCCTTCTACAACCTGCTGACCAGGACATTCCACGTGGAAGAACCGACCAGGGGAGGGCTGGCCAAGCGGCTGGCCAACATCATCCGCAAGTTCAGGGGTGTGCCGCCCCTCTGA
- the PIGT gene encoding GPI transamidase component PIG-T isoform X1, protein MLAVAPLLLPLLLLAAGAGRAAAGDALREELLLSPLPAGGLAATFQFRTRWDSAPQRGAVSHYRLFPKALGQLVSAQGVRELHLALTQGFWRTRAWGQPPLQAPAGAELWVWFQDTVADVDKAWEELSNILSGIFCASLNFIDSTNTVTPTASFKPLGLANGTDHHLLRYAVLPREIVCTENLTPWKKLLPCGSKAGLAVLLKAERLFHSSYHSQAVHIRPICRDASCLAVSWELRQTLTVVFETFPSGQGKKDWSLFKMFSRTLTEACPLASQSKIYVDISAKDKEKELLEVTPSPTSVHEAIVQGEKRTYAVYDLLSPSLFNTSRSLNVQLKWKRPQDSLELSTPVLHAQRYVSGYGLQTGKISTLIYNTHPYRAFPVILLETVPWYLRLYVHTLTIITKGKENKPSYIHYQPAQDRRRPHLLEMLIQLPANSVTKITIQFERALLKWTEYTPDPNHGFYVSPSVLSALVPSVIAMKEVDMEQSPLFTSLFPSSDGSSYFVRLYTEPLLVNLPTPDFSMPYNVICLTCTVVAVCYGSFYNLLTRTFHVEEPTRGGLAKRLANIIRKFRGVPPL, encoded by the exons ATGCTGGCGGtggcgccgctgctgctgccgctgctgctgctggcggcgggcgcggggcgggcggcggcgggcgacgcGCTGcgggaggagctgctgctgagcccgctgcccgccggcggccTCGCCGCCACCTTCCAGTTCCGCACGCGCTGGGACTCGGCGCCGCAGCGGGGCGCAG TCTCTCACTACAGGCTCTTCCCCAAGGCGCTGGGGCAGCTGGTGTCGGCACAGGGCGTGCGGGAGCTGCACCTCGCCCTCACCCAGGGCTTCTGGCGGACACGGGCCTGGGGGCAGCCGCCGCTGCAGGCGCCCGCCGGCGCCGAGCTCTGGGTCTGGTTCCAGGACACCGTCGCCGA TGTTGACAAAGCCTGGGAAGAACTGAGTAACATCCTCTCAGGGATATTCTGTGCTTCTCTGAACTTCATTGACTCCACCAACACCGTCACTCCAACAGCGTCTTTCAAACCCCTGGGCTTGGCCAACG GGACTGATCACCACCTCCTGCGATATGCCGTCCTGCCGCGGGAGATCGTCTGTACAGAAAACCTTACACCTTGGAAGAAGCTGCTACCATGTGGCTCAAAG gctGGTCTTGCTGTGCTGCTCAAGGCTGAGCGTTTGTTCCACAGCAGCTACCACTCGCAGGCAGTGCATATCCGCCCCATCTGCAGG GATGCTTCCTGTCTGGCCGTCTCCTGGGAGCTCAGGCAGACTCTCACTGTGGTCTTTGAGACCTTTCCCAGTGGCCAAGGAAAGAAAG ACTGGTCCCTTTTTAAGATGTTCTCTCGCACACTCACTGAGGCATGTCCTCTGGCATCGCAGAGCAAGATCTACGTTGACATCTCTGCTAAGGACAAG GAAAAGGAGTTGCTGGAAGTGACCCCTTCTCCAACATCTGTACATGAAGCGATTGTCCAGGGAGAAAAGAGAACCTATGCAGTCTATGACCTGCTGAGTCCCTCACTCTTCAATACATCTCGCAGCCTCAATGTGCAGCTGAAGTGGAAACGGCCCCAAGACAGCT TGGAACTGTCAACACCCGTACTCCATGCTCAGCGCTATGTGAGTGGATACGGGCTGCAGACCGGCAAGATCAGCACTCTCATCTACAACACTCACCCGTACCGGGCTTTCCCCGTGATCCTGCTGGAAACCGTGCCGTGGTATCTGCGGCTCTACGTGCACACTCTGACCATCATCACTAAGGGGAAGGAGAACAAGCCAA GTTATATCCACTACCAGCCAGCTCAGGACCGGAGACGGCCTCACCTACTGGAAATGCTGATCCAGCTTCCGGCCAACTCTGTCACCAAGATCACGATCCAGTTTGAGCGGGCCTTACTGAAGTGGACAGAGTACACGCCTGACCCTAATCACGGCTTTTACGTGAG CCCATCTGTACTGAGTGCCCTGGTGCCCAGTGTCATTGCAATGAAGGAGGTGGATATGGAGCAGAGTCCTCTCTTCACCTCGCT GTTTCCTTCCTCCGATGGCTCCAGCTATTTTGTGCGCCTCTACACGGAGCCGCTGCTGGTGAACTTGCCAACGCCAGACTTCAGCATGCCCTATAACGTCATCTGCCTGACCTGCACCGTGGTGGCAGTGTGCTATGGCTCCTTCTACAACCTGCTGACCAGGACATTCCACGTGGAAGAACCGACCAGGGGAGGGCTGGCCAAGCGGCTGGCCAACATCATCCGCAAGTTCAGGGGTGTGCCGCCCCTCTGA